A window of the Vanessa cardui chromosome 27, ilVanCard2.1, whole genome shotgun sequence genome harbors these coding sequences:
- the LOC124541187 gene encoding nascent polypeptide-associated complex subunit alpha, with translation MPELTELDKATASMTEKRKEETASSDSDSDDTIPELEDAGAPGAGGITNPIAGIDIVSKAKQSRGEKKARKIMSKLGLKPVQGVNRVTIRKSKNILFVINSPDVYKNPHSDTYIVFGEAKIEDLSQQATMAAAERFKAPETAAAGNDTATAGTTVAPIAEEEDEEGVDETEVDEKDVEIVMTQANVSRAKAVRALKNNQSDIVNAIMELTM, from the exons ATGCCTGAACTGACAGAATTGGACAAGGCCACAGCCTCCATGACTGAGAAACGTAAGGAGGAGACCGCGTCGTCGGACAGTGATTCCGACGACACCATTCCAGAATTGGAAGATGCCg GAGCCCCCGGTGCAGGCGGTATTACGAACCCAATCGCCGGCATTGACATTGTATCAAAGGCTAAACAGTCCCGTGGTGAAAAGAAAGCTCGTAAAATTATGAGCAAACTCGGCCTAAAACCT GTGCAAGGAGTGAACAGGGTAACAATCAGAAAGTCAAAGAACATCCTGTTTGTGATCAACTCCCCAGACGTATACAAGAACCCTCATTCCGACACATACATTGTGTTTGGTGAGGCCAAGATTGAGGATCTCTCACAACAAGCGACCATGGCAGCTGCTGAACGATTCAAGGCCCCAGAGACAGCTGCTGCTGGCAATGACACTGCTACTGCTGGAACT ACAGTGGCACCAATCGCAGAGGAAGAAGATGAGGAAGGTGTAGATGAGACAGAAGTTGACGAGAAGGATGTTGAAATTGTGATGACGCAGGCTAATGTGTCTCGAGCGAAGGCGGTCCGTGCTTTGAAGAACAACCAATCTGATATTGTGAATGCTATAATG gAACTGACAATGTAA
- the LOC124541262 gene encoding uncharacterized protein LOC124541262, with translation MKSSPTNALQVECVDPPLQLRRQFLCDRFVVKSLQLSSHPLWSRLNILSQLCDRPNSKSLLLDSFLKFTKLPHPILRFNLNPLFSTPFRALVYNPPIVTDLGLIKGAPDTNVKFQRIFHQNWSNHLQIFTDSSKISPDSCVGSACWIPKFKIILQFKSPPETSIFSGEAIAILEAILFAHSHDLRQTVILTDSLSCLLAIRENPFRSRRRFFIILKIREALLACHQKGLEILLVWIPSHSGITGNDTADSFARSAISSGLTKHFNNSTQDLCALAKTHLDKSWNSLWKASSKSKGYGSPIRLVLLCLQN, from the exons ATGAAGTCTTCTCCTACTAACGCCCTGCAagttgaatgtgttgatcctccacttcaactgagaagacaatttttatgcgaccgCTTTGTGGTAAAATCATTACAGCTGTCCTCTCACCCTCTCTGGTCCCGTTTAAACATACTGTCCCAACTATGCGATCGCCCTAATAGTAAATCCTTGCTattagacagttttttaaaatttacaaaactccCTCATCCTATATTAAGATTCAATcttaatcctcttttttccactccaTTTAGAGCTCTTGTCTATAATCCTCCAATTGTCACAGACCTTGGTCTAATCAAAGGAGCCCCTGATACAAATGTTAAGTTTCAaagaatttttcatcaaaactgGTCAAACCACCTCCAGATATTTACTGATTCCTCTAAAATATCCCCTGATAGCTGTGTCGGTTCAGCCTGTTGGATacctaaattcaaaattatcctCCAATTTAAATCCCCTCCTGAAACATCAATTTTTTCTGGTGAAGCGATTGCTATTCTGGAAGCAATCCTATTTGCCCATTCACATGACTTAAGACAGACTGTAATTCTGACAGACTCTTTGAGCTGCCTGCTCGCAATTAgggaaaatccgtttcgtagcaggcgaagattttttatcattctTAAGATCAGGGAAGCTTTGCTTGCCTGCCATCAAAAAGGGTTGGAAATATTACTAGTCTGGATTCCAAGCCACTCTGGTATAACAGGCAATGACACTGCAGACTCGTTCGCTAGATCTGCTATATCATCTGGTCTAACTAagcattttaataattctactcAGGACTTGTGTGCTCTAGCGAAAACTCACCTTgataaatcctggaactctCTTTGGAAAGCATCATCAAAATCGAAGG gttatgggtctccaattcgtctagtgctattatgccttcaaaattaa
- the LOC124541023 gene encoding T-complex protein 1 subunit epsilon, with protein MSMFPGTVAFDEFGRPFIILRDQENQKRLTGIDALKSHIQAARQIASILRTSLGPRGLDKMMVSSDGEVTVTNDGATILKLMDVEHQIGKLMVQLAQSQDDEIGDGTTGVVVLAGALLEQASNLIDKGIHPIRIADGFEMAAAAALAHLDGISEAFPVNKNTREHLIKVAMTTLGSKVVVKCHRLMAEIAVDAILSVADLEKRDVNFELIKVEGKVGGRMEDSMLVRGVVIDKTMSHPQMPKVLKDVKLAILTCAFEPPKPKTKHKLHVGSAEEYRDLRKYEHDKFLEMVKRVKDAGANLAICQWGFDDEANHLLLAEQLPAVRWVGGPEMELIAIATGGRIVPRFEELTPDKLGSCGLVRELTFGTSKDEMLVIEQCSNSRAVTVLVRGGNRMIVEEAKRSVHDALCIVRSLVQDSRVVYGGGAAEVSCSLAVARAADKLSSLDQYSYRAFADALEAVPLALAENSGLSPIDTLSEVKARQAAENNSNLGVDCMGHGSNDMKAMNVIESLHSKKQQIALATQLVKMILKIDDVRSPADGIQ; from the exons ATGTCCATGTTTCCAGGGACTGTTGCCTTTGACGAATTTGGTCGTCCATTTATCATATTAAGGGACCAAGAAAACCAAAAACGGCTAACCGGTATCGATGCcttaaag TCGCACATTCAAGCTGCTCGGCAGATTGCCAGCATTCTGCGCACATCCCTCGGTCCACGAGGTTTGGATAAAATGATGGTGTCATCAGACGGTGAAGTTACAGTCACCAATGATGGTGCTACAATCCTTAAATTGATGGATGTGGAACACCAGATTGGAAAGCTGATGGTACAGCTTGCACAAAGTCAGGATGATGAGATCGGAGATGGTACAACTGGTGTTGTTGTATTGGCTG GTGCACTTCTGGAACAAGCCTCTAACTTGATCGACAAGGGTATCCACCCCATCCGTATAGCAGATGGCTTTGAAATGGCAGCAGCTGCAGCTCTAGCGCACTTGGATGGTATCAGCGAGGCTTTCCCGGTTAACAAGAACACTAGGGAACATCTCATTAAGGTCGCTATGACCACACTTGGAAGCAAAGTTGTCGTCAAGTGTCACAGACTGATGGCTGAAATTGCTGTTGAT GCAATTCTCTCAGTAGCAGATCTTGAAAAGCGAGATGTGAACTTTGAGCTGATCAAAGTGGAAGGCAAAGTTGGTGGACGTATGGAAGATTCCATGCTGGTTCGAGGAGTAGTGATTGATAAAACAATGAGCCACCCGCAGATGCCTAAAGTTTTAAAG GATGTGAAATTAGCTATCCTCACATGCGCGTTCGAGCCCCCAAAACCCAAGACCAAGCATAAGCTCCATGTTGGCTCCGCCGAGGAGTACAGGGATCTTCGCAAGTATGAGCATGATAAGTTCTTGGAGATGGTGAAGAGAGTCAAG gaTGCTGGGGCGAATCTTGCGATTTGTCAATGGGGTTTCGACGATGAAGCTAACCATCTTCTTCTGGCAGAGCAGCTCCCAGCTGTACGTTGGGTCGGAGGTCCTGAAATGGAACTGATTGCTATTGCGACTGGTGGAAGAATCGTACCCCGGTTTGAAGAGCTTACTCCAGACAAGCTTGGCTCTTGTGGACTCGTAAGGGAGCTTA CATTCGGTACATCTAAAGATGAGATGCTGGTTATCGAGCAGTGCTCCAACTCTCGTGCCGTTACGGTACTGGTGCGCGGTGGTAACCGTATGATCGTTGAAGAAGCCAAGCGCTCCGTGCACGACGCCCTCTGCATTGTGCGCAGTCTTGTGCAG GACTCAAGAGTCGTGTATGGAGGTGGAGCGGCCGAGGTGTCGTGCTCTCTCGCCGTAGCCAGAGCCGCCGATAAGCTGTCTTCCCTCGACCAGTATTCCTACAGAGCCTTTGCTGATGCATTGGAGGCTGTTCCTCTTGCACTGGCTGAGAACAG TGGTCTATCACCAATCGACACTCTGTCTGAAGTTAAGGCAAGGCAGGCTGCTGAAAACAACAGCAATCTCGGTGTTGACTGTATGGGACATG GATCAAATGACATGAAGGCAATGAATGTTATAGAGTCGCTCCACTCAAAGAAACAACAAATAGCTCTCGCAACACAGCTTGTCAAGATGATTCTCAAGATCGATGATGTACGTTCACCGGCTGATGGTATTCAGTGA
- the LOC124541024 gene encoding actin-related protein 6: MSESSCYILDNGAYTAKAGFSTMEPKVVPNCIMKAKSERRRPFIGSQIEECRDASGLFYILPFQKGFLVNWDTQKTIWDFIFSKECCPVNFSETPLIITEPIYNFSSIQEAITEIFFEEYECQSLLRINATDLAEYHYRKTHNNECTVVVDSGYSYTYIVPYIKGKKYKDGIRRIDVGGKVLTNHLKEILSYRQLNVMEESYVINQAKEDSCFVSQDFMADMEIARRKGSSNTIVKDYVLPDYTTIRRGYLRDIVKPDEDLEQQTLRLNHERFSIPELLFRPSDVGIPQMGIPEAIMHSIEGCPEENKESLLENIVLYGGNTLFPGFRDRVFNEVRAFALDHFEVNVTLGENPVTYAWEGGKLMFRDPDFYSFCMTREEYEEEGKALAFERFDI; encoded by the exons ATGAGCGAATCTTCTTGTTATATCCTGGACAATGGAGCCTATACAGCTAAAGCTGGTTTCTCTACAATGGAACCGAAAGTAGTCCCTAACTGTATAATGAAAGCTAAATCTGAAAGACGGCGCCCTTTCATCGGATCGCAAATTGAAGAATGTCGTGATGCGTCAGGTTTATTCTACATTTTACCGTTTCAAAAAGGGTTCCTTGTTAATTGGGACACCCAGAAAACCATCTGGGACTTCATATTTAGCAAAGAATGTTGTCCAGTGAACTTTAGTGAGACTCCATTGATTATCACGGAACCCATATACAATTTTTCGTCAATACAAGAAGCTATAACAGAAATTTTCTTTGAGGAGTATGAGTGTCAATCATTACTGCGTATAAATGCAACAGATTTAGCTGAATATCACTATAGGAAGACACATAATAATGAATGcactgttgttgttgattcgGGTTATAGTTACACATATATAGTACCATATattaaaggtaaaaaatataaggACGGTATACGAAGGATAGATGTCGGTGGGAAAGTGTTGACAAACCATTTGAAAGAGATTCTGTCATATCGGCAGTTAAATGTTATGGAAGAAAGTTATGTAATCAATCAGGCGAAAGAGGACTCCTGTTTTGTTTCACAAGATTTTATGGCTGACATGGAAATAGCAAGACGGAAag GATCAAGTAATACAATTGTAAAAGATTACGTCTTGCCAGACTACACAACAATAAGAAGAGGCTACCTTCGAGACATTGTCAAACCTGATGAGGACCTTGAGCAACAGACATTACGTTTAAATCATGAACGTTTCTCTATACCAGAGCTTCTATTCAGGCCCTCAGATGTGGGAATACCGCAAATGGGGATACCAGAAGCAATAATGCATTCGATTGAGGGGTGTCCAGAAGAAAATAAGGAAAGTTTGCTggaaaatatagttttgtatgGTGGCAACACACTTTTTCCAGGTTTCCGTGATCGAGTTTTCAACGAAGTTAGGGCTTTCGCGTTGGATCATTTTGAGGTTAATGTCACTTTGGGGGAGAATCCCGTAACTTATGCATGGGAAGGGGGGAAATTGATGTTCAGGGATCCCGATTTCTACTCATTCTGTATGACTAGAGAGGAATATGAAGAAGAAGGAAAGGCATTGGCGTTTGAAAGATTCGATATATAA
- the LOC124541232 gene encoding cytochrome c oxidase subunit 7C, mitochondrial-like: protein MLGPLARASNKLGRNVMTNFIRNHSHGGVPGENLPFDISNRYKLTAMFMVYVGSGLSAPFLICRHQLLKK, encoded by the exons ATGTTGGGTCCTTTAGCTCGTGCTTCCAACAAACTTGGAAGGAATgttatgacaaatttcatcagGAATCACTCCCATGGTGGAGTCCCTGGCGAG AATCTGCCATTTGACATCTCCAACCGGTACAAGCTGACAGCTATGTTCATGGTCTATGTCGGTTCAGGTCTTTCTGCCCCATTCCTCATTTGCCGTCATCAGCTTCTCAAGAAGTAA